One genomic window of Gossypium hirsutum isolate 1008001.06 chromosome D11, Gossypium_hirsutum_v2.1, whole genome shotgun sequence includes the following:
- the LOC107926774 gene encoding calcium-transporting ATPase 12, plasma membrane-type — MSDGEDTPIVKCQHRRWRSVFAAIYSARIFVSLYKKIINKKQILRSLSYIALDVHDSDSSDDRLPSLSVDQKTLTEVVREKSLGTLSKLGGVKQIAASLETDEKDGISTNEADLAHRVDVFGANRYQKPPKKSFFSFVYEAFKDTTIIILLVCAVLSLGFGIKQHGITDGGYDGGSIIIAVFLIVVVSAVSNFKQNRQFEKLSKESSDIKVEVVRDGRRQFISVFEVVVGDVVFLKIGDQIPADGLFLDGHSLKVDESSMTGESDHVEINGSNNPFVLSGTKVTNGFGSMLATSVGMNTQWGKMMSSINSELDEETPLQARLNKLTSAIGKIGLAVAVLVIAVLLIRYFTGNTKDDQGNKEYIRGKTKFDSMMNSVVEIISAAITIVVVAIPEGLPLAVTLTLAYSMKQMMADHAMVRKLSACETMGSATTICTDKTGTLTLNEMKVTEFWLGKELMGSISSEIAPNVHKLLQQAVALNTTGTVYKPNSRSLPEISGSPTEKAILSWAVSDLGMNLDDPKQNYELIQVEAFNSEKKRSGVLIRRKSENGGATQVHWKGAAEMILAMCSQYYDRSGAVKAIDEEERVEMRKIIEDMATKSLRCIAFAHTKYPIDNERVLQESGLILLGLVGLKDPCRPGVRTAVEACINAGVNIKMITGDNIFTAKAIATECGILQPNEDMSEAVIEGVQFRNYSPEERMAKINRICVMARSSPFDKLLIVRCLKQNGHVVAVTGDGTNDAPALKEADIGLSMGIQGTEVAKESSDIIILDDNFTSVVTVLRWGRCVFNNIQKFIQFQLTVNIAALVINFIAAISSGEVPLTAVQLLWVNLIMDTFGSLALATERPTNDLMTKPPVGRSKPLISNIMWRNLIAQALYQVAVLLTLQFRGKFIFDVDEKVKNTLIFNTFVLCQVFNEFNARKLEKKNIFQGLHKNKLFLGIIAITIILQVVMVEFLKRFANTQRLNSGQWGTCIGIAALSWPLGWLVKWIPA; from the exons ATGTCTGATGGAGAAGATACTCCAATAGTGAAATGCCAGCACCGAAGGTGGCGTTCGGTTTTTGCAGCCATATATTCTGCCAGGATTTTTGTTTCTTTGTACAAGAAAATTATCAACAAGAAACAGATATTGCGTAGTCTGTCCTACATTGCCCTTGATGTACATGACAGTGACTCGAGTGATGATCGCTTACCTTCTCTCAGTGTTGATCAGAAAACACTCACTGAGGTGGTAAGGGAGAAGAGCCTTGGAACCCTAAGTAAACTTGGAGGCGTGAAACAGATTGCTGCAAGTCTTGAAACTGATGAGAAAGATGGTATCAGTACTAATGAAGCTGATCTTGCACATCGGGTCGATGTATTCGGTGCCAACAGGTATCAGAAACCACCTAAAAAAAGCTTCTTTAGCTTTGTTTATGAAGCTTTCAAAGATACCACCATTATCATACTCTTGGTTTGTGCTGTTCTCTCTCTGGGATTTGGCATCAAACAGCATGGCATAACGGATGGAGGGTACGATGGTGGGAGTATTATCATTGCTGTCTTTCTAATTGTTGTTGTGTCTGCTGTCAGTAACTTTAAGCAAAACAGACAATTCGAGAAACTTTCAAAGGAGAGtagt ga TATAAAAGTGGAAGTAGTGAGAGATGGGCGCCGCCAATTTATATCAGTCTTTGAAGTTGTCGTGGgtgatgttgtattcttgaaaATTGGTGATCAAATTCCAGCGGATGGATTGTTCTTAGATGGACACTCTTTGAAGGTGGATGAATCTAGCATGACCGGTGAAAGTGACCATGTTGAGATCAATGGCAGCAACAATCCTTTTGTTCTTTCTGGTACAAAGGTCACAAATGGGTTCGGTTCCATGCTTGCTACTTCTGTTGGCATGAATACGCAATGGGGGAAGATGATGAGTTCCATAAACAGTGAGTTAGATGAAGAAACTCCATTACAGGCTCGCCTCAACAAGCTGACTTCTGCAATTGGGAAGATAGGATTGGCAGTGGCTGTACTTGTTATTGCAGTGCTGCTTATTCGTTACTTCACTGGAAACACAAAAGATGACCAGGGAAACAAAGAATATATTCGAGGCAAGACAAAGTTTGACAGCATGATGAACTCAGTCGTGGAGATAATTTCAGCAGCAATTACCATCGTGGTCGTAGCAATTCCAGAAGGTCTTCCTTTGGCAGTGACCCTAACTTTGGCCTATTCTATGAAGCAAATGATGGCTGATCATGCAATGGTCAGAAAACTTTCAGCTTGCGAGACTATGGGTTCAGCCACAACAATCTGCACAGATAAgacaggtacccttactttaaatgaaatgaaagttacgGAGTTTTGGCTAGGGAAAGAATTAATGGGGAGTATTTCCTCAGAAATAGCACCTAATGTCCATAAGTTACTGCAACAAGCGGTTGCTCTCAACACAACCGGTACTGTTTATAAGCCAAACTCTAGATCACTTCCTGAAATTTCTGGTAGTCCAACTGAGAAAGCAATTCTCTCTTGGGCTGTCTCAGATTTGGGGATGAACCTAGATGACCCAAAGCAAAACTACGAACTCATCCAAGTAGAGGCCTTCAATTCAGAGAAGAAGAGGAGTGGAGTTCTGATAAGGAGGAAGAGTGAGAATGGCGGTGCTACACAGGTGCACTGGAAGGGTGCTGCTGAGATGATCTTGGCCATGTGCTCACAATATTATGATAGAAGTGGTGCAGTTAAAGCCATTGACGAGGAAGAAAGAGTAGAAATGAGGAAAATTATTGAGGATATGGCAACCAAAAGCTTGAGGTGCATAGCATTTGCACACACAAAATATCCAATAGACAATGAACGAGTTTTGCAAGAAAGTGGACTCATCTTGCTAGGGCTGGTAGGTTTGAAAGACCCATGTCGTCCTGGTGTCAGAACAGCAGTAGAAGCTTGCATAAATGCTGGAGTAAACATCAAGATGATAACTGGAGACAATATCTTCACAGCAAAGGCTATAGCAACTGAATGTGGCATTTTGCAACCCAATGAGGATATGAGTGAAGCTGTAATAGAAGGTGTACAGTTCCGAAATTACTCACCAGAAGAGAGAATGGCTAAGATCAACAGAATTTGTGTAATGGCCAGATCCTCACCTTTTGACAAACTTCTGATAGTACGGTGTCTAAAGCAGAATGGTCATGTTGTAGCAGTCACCGGGGACGGCACCAATGATGCACCAGCTTTAAAGGAAGCAGATATTGGACTTTCGATGGGAATCCAAGGAACAGAAGTTGCCAAGGAAAGCTCAGACATTATCATTTTGGATGATAACTTTACTTCTGTGGTGACTGTTTTAAGGTGGGGTAGGTGTGTCTTCAACAACATTCAGAAATTCATTCAGTTTCAGCTTACAGTGAATATAGCAGCACTAGTCATCAACTTCATTGCTGCAATATCTTCTGGTGAAGTCCCATTGACAGCAGTCCAACTATTGTGGGTGAACTTAATAATGGATACGTTTGGGTCTTTAGCTTTGGCCACTGAGCGACCTACCAATGATCTCATGACAAAGCCACCTGTGGGTCGATCCAAGCCCCTCATATCCAACATCATGTGGAGGAACCTCATTGCTCAAGCCTTGTATCAGGTTGCAGTTCTACTAACCCTTCAGTTCAGGGGAAAATTTATCTTTGATGTGGATGAAAAGGTCAAGAACACACTTATTTTCAACACTTTTGTCCTCTGCCAAGTGTTCAATGAGTTCAATGCCAGAAAACTTGAAAAGAAGAATATATTCCAGGGACTACACAAGAATAAACTCTTTCTAGGGATCATTGCCATAACCATAATTCTTCAAGTGGTAATGGTGGAATTCTTGAAGAGGTTTGCTAACACTCAGAGGCTGAACTCGGGGCAATGGGGTACTTGTATTGGAATTGCAGCTTTGTCCTGGCCACTTGGCTGGCTAGTTAAGTGGATTCCAGCATGA